Proteins co-encoded in one Thermochromatium tepidum ATCC 43061 genomic window:
- a CDS encoding porin, whose product MNKKLLSLAVAAAMVAPTAAMADAILYGKLHMSIDWADVEDTGNKGEPGYKKGFEGWGLNGRAGIPGESRANRIGVKGSEDLGNGMKAIYQVEFGIKMTEESTTGNAASGSNDSITMRNSFAGLTGDWGTFVVGRNDTPYKTSTGKLDLFSDTMADYNGTVRFDDVRADNAIAYVSPSLSGFQLSAAVHAGGASTAGYGENINSDSLAEAYSIAGIYSNGPFYASLAYESLGSELFMNTATSDNNLSQGYVDDDYTKWRVGLGLMDWNGFTLTGIYEEQSNLPAGQINPAANNEKLKAWQLQAGYSFGNNMVKAMYGSGNRDGRINIGAPKDLRDTIEGDYYTWAIAFDHNLSKRTKAYVLYTQVDDDRPSADWDGFSVGMIHNF is encoded by the coding sequence ATGAACAAGAAACTTCTAAGCCTAGCGGTTGCCGCCGCGATGGTTGCCCCGACCGCCGCGATGGCCGATGCCATTCTGTACGGCAAGCTACACATGTCGATCGACTGGGCCGATGTCGAGGATACCGGCAATAAGGGTGAGCCCGGCTACAAGAAAGGCTTTGAGGGCTGGGGTCTGAACGGCCGCGCTGGGATTCCAGGTGAGAGTCGCGCTAACCGCATCGGCGTCAAGGGGTCCGAGGATCTTGGCAATGGCATGAAGGCCATCTATCAGGTCGAATTCGGTATCAAGATGACCGAAGAGAGCACCACTGGCAATGCCGCCTCCGGCTCCAACGACAGCATCACCATGCGTAACAGCTTCGCCGGGCTGACCGGCGATTGGGGTACCTTTGTCGTCGGTCGTAATGACACCCCGTACAAGACCTCGACTGGTAAGCTCGACCTCTTCTCCGACACCATGGCCGACTATAACGGCACCGTCCGCTTCGACGACGTCCGCGCCGATAACGCCATCGCCTATGTCAGCCCGAGTCTGAGTGGCTTCCAGCTGTCCGCTGCTGTTCATGCGGGTGGTGCCTCCACCGCCGGCTATGGTGAAAACATCAATTCCGACAGCCTGGCCGAGGCCTACTCCATCGCCGGTATCTACAGCAACGGCCCGTTCTACGCCTCGCTGGCCTATGAGTCACTCGGCAGCGAGCTGTTCATGAACACGGCCACCAGCGACAACAATCTCTCGCAGGGCTATGTCGACGACGATTACACCAAGTGGCGTGTCGGTCTGGGCCTGATGGACTGGAATGGCTTCACCCTGACCGGTATCTACGAAGAGCAGTCCAACCTGCCCGCGGGCCAAATCAACCCTGCTGCCAACAACGAGAAGCTGAAGGCCTGGCAGCTTCAAGCGGGTTACTCCTTCGGCAACAACATGGTCAAGGCCATGTACGGCAGCGGCAATCGTGACGGTCGCATCAATATCGGCGCCCCCAAAGATCTCAGGGACACCATCGAGGGTGATTACTACACCTGGGCTATCGCCTTCGATCACAACCTGAGCAAGCGCACCAAGGCCTATGTGCTCTACACCCAGGTCGACGACGATCGTCCCTCCGCGGATTGGGACGGCTTCTCGGTCGGTATGATCCACAACTTCTAA
- the rpiA gene encoding ribose-5-phosphate isomerase RpiA → MKQDDLKKQAAEAALAYVKGGIIGIGTGSTVNHFIDALAGIKGCIEGAVSSSESSTERLRRHGIPVFDLNAVGELDLYVDGADESNHRLELIKGGGGALTREKIVAAASRTFVCIADESKLVEVLGRFPLPVEVIPMARGYVARELVQLGGTPVWREGFVTDNGNLILDVQNLEITDPKGLEQRINNIAGVVTVGIFALRPADVLILGSAQGPRTIIRS, encoded by the coding sequence GTGAAGCAAGACGATCTAAAGAAACAGGCCGCCGAGGCCGCGCTCGCGTATGTCAAGGGTGGGATCATCGGGATCGGCACCGGCTCGACCGTGAATCACTTCATCGATGCCCTGGCCGGCATCAAGGGGTGCATCGAGGGTGCGGTCTCCAGCTCGGAGTCTTCGACCGAGCGGCTGAGGCGTCATGGTATCCCGGTGTTCGATCTCAATGCGGTGGGCGAGCTCGACCTCTATGTCGATGGTGCCGACGAGTCCAACCATCGACTCGAGCTCATCAAGGGTGGCGGCGGGGCGCTGACGCGCGAGAAGATCGTCGCGGCGGCCAGCCGCACCTTCGTCTGCATCGCCGACGAGAGCAAGCTGGTAGAGGTGCTCGGGCGCTTTCCGCTGCCAGTCGAGGTGATTCCAATGGCGCGTGGCTATGTGGCGCGCGAGCTGGTTCAACTCGGCGGTACGCCGGTGTGGCGCGAGGGGTTTGTGACCGACAACGGCAATTTGATTCTGGACGTTCAGAATCTGGAGATCACGGATCCCAAGGGCTTGGAGCAGCGGATCAACAACATCGCCGGGGTGGTTACGGTTGGGATCTTTGCGCTGCGTCCGGCAGACGTGCTGATCCTGGGTTCGGCGCAGGGACCACGGACGATCATCCGGTCTTGA
- a CDS encoding 5-formyltetrahydrofolate cyclo-ligase, translated as MGGVSPLPPRRPPLNRIRQQLRAARRALGERAKRQQSKALVRRLVRLLRVKRARQIALYWPADGEIDPRGLMTPLAARGARFYLPVLHPLKRRPRQGALWFARYRAGERLRPNRFGIPEPTGRGRHLIRVRCLDLIILPLVGFDAQRYRLGMGGGFYDRTLALRRRHPSWRRPWLIGVAHECQRLDRIEPRPWDIRLDAVVTESRLY; from the coding sequence ATGGGGGGTGTCTCTCCTTTACCTCCCCGAAGACCTCCCCTCAATCGAATCCGACAGCAGCTGCGAGCGGCACGCCGTGCACTGGGTGAGCGTGCGAAACGCCAACAGTCCAAGGCGTTGGTGCGTCGACTGGTTCGGCTTCTGCGTGTGAAGCGTGCGCGGCAGATCGCGCTCTACTGGCCCGCCGATGGCGAGATCGACCCGCGCGGGCTGATGACGCCCCTCGCGGCCCGGGGTGCGCGTTTCTATCTTCCGGTTCTGCATCCGCTCAAACGCCGTCCGCGCCAGGGCGCACTCTGGTTTGCACGTTATCGTGCAGGCGAGCGGTTGCGACCCAATCGCTTCGGTATTCCCGAACCAACTGGGCGGGGCCGGCATCTGATCCGGGTGCGATGTCTCGATTTGATCATCTTGCCGCTGGTCGGGTTCGACGCCCAGAGGTACCGACTCGGCATGGGCGGCGGTTTCTATGATCGCACCCTGGCCTTGCGGCGGCGTCACCCGAGTTGGCGCCGGCCTTGGCTGATTGGTGTGGCGCACGAATGTCAGCGTCTCGACCGGATCGAGCCGCGTCCCTGGGACATCCGGCTCGATGCGGTTGTCACTGAATCCCGTCTCTACTAA
- a CDS encoding cell division protein ZapA: MIEEPLQLTIKILDKEYRIACEFHEQDDLKASARLLDGRMREIRQSGRVVGTDRIAIMAALNIAYDLIQLQRARSSSEGDLTRRLQQLQDRINHALAGGANEETSVQGKSENLGQSGLDAPRERV; the protein is encoded by the coding sequence GTGATCGAAGAGCCGTTGCAACTGACTATCAAGATCCTTGACAAGGAATACCGGATCGCCTGCGAGTTTCATGAGCAGGACGACCTGAAGGCATCGGCGCGGCTGCTTGATGGACGTATGCGCGAGATCCGCCAGTCCGGGCGCGTGGTCGGCACCGACCGGATCGCGATCATGGCGGCGCTCAACATCGCGTATGACCTCATCCAGCTCCAGCGTGCCCGTTCCAGTTCCGAAGGTGATCTGACCAGGCGTTTGCAACAATTGCAGGATCGTATCAACCATGCTTTGGCCGGAGGTGCGAACGAGGAGACGTCCGTCCAGGGCAAATCGGAGAATCTGGGGCAATCAGGCCTAGACGCCCCGCGCGAAAGGGTATAG
- a CDS encoding TIGR02449 family protein: protein MESRTLSKFDLDQFELQVMALIRLNERLKEENASLRARQELLVAERSELIEKTEQARSRVESMLSRLRAMEENL from the coding sequence ATGGAGTCGCGGACTTTGTCCAAATTTGACCTCGATCAATTTGAGCTTCAGGTAATGGCCCTGATTCGCTTGAACGAGAGGCTCAAGGAGGAAAATGCCTCGCTGCGTGCGCGTCAGGAGCTGCTTGTTGCCGAGCGGAGCGAGTTGATTGAAAAGACCGAACAAGCCAGGAGCCGTGTCGAATCCATGCTATCCCGATTGCGCGCGATGGAGGAGAATCTGTGA
- a CDS encoding YecA family protein, producing the protein MGRYLDAGPLTPSPSEAHGLLCGLICGGDPHALESWLGQVAPRPEAGATLAAEGRAALRQCGLAIEREFQGPESLIRLPSPAEDAAPLGERALRLYDWIRGFLYAFGLVGRSEADLSEQVREILRDLTTLTRMDLDTLEETEDNEQALAELIEFVRVAAMLIHHECAVVRLPTRGGPAPSTDQETDPG; encoded by the coding sequence ATCGGGCGCTATCTCGACGCCGGACCGCTGACTCCCTCGCCCAGTGAGGCACACGGCCTGCTCTGTGGTCTGATCTGCGGGGGGGATCCGCACGCCCTGGAATCCTGGCTCGGCCAGGTCGCGCCCAGGCCCGAGGCGGGTGCGACCCTGGCCGCCGAGGGGCGAGCGGCCCTGCGTCAATGCGGTCTGGCCATCGAGCGCGAGTTCCAGGGGCCTGAATCCCTGATTCGGCTCCCCTCCCCCGCCGAGGATGCCGCCCCGCTTGGCGAACGCGCGCTCCGACTCTACGACTGGATCCGCGGGTTTCTCTATGCGTTTGGCCTGGTCGGGCGATCCGAAGCCGATCTTTCCGAACAGGTCCGCGAAATCCTGCGCGACCTGACCACCCTCACCCGGATGGATCTCGATACCCTGGAAGAGACCGAGGACAACGAGCAGGCGCTCGCCGAGCTGATCGAGTTCGTGCGGGTGGCGGCCATGCTGATTCATCACGAGTGCGCCGTTGTGCGCTTGCCGACCCGCGGCGGTCCAGCGCCCTCCACCGATCAGGAGACGGACCCCGGATGA
- the pepP gene encoding Xaa-Pro aminopeptidase, with protein MTGAEYRRRRRILAKAIGPEALAILPAAREVTRNRDVHYPFRQGSDFSYLTGFPEPDAWLVIAPRRKEGEFVLFCRPRDPEREQWDGARLGVEGAVERFGADQAYPLTELDTLMPTLIDGRQRLYYPIGTEAALDAQVMGWVRQVRAKARTGAVAPETFVTLESVLHEQRLIKSPSEIAVMRRAARISACAHSDLMRLCRPGLNEARLEAEFQHRCALAGARHLAYPSIVAGGEHACVLHYVENNAPLRDGDLVLIDAGCELDGYASDITRTFPVNGRFTPVQRTIYELVLRAQRAAIERARPGRRWNEPHEAAVKVLTRGLVELGILNGKTKDLIKDEAYKPYYMHRTGHWLGMDVHDVGAYKRDGDWRELQPGMVLTIEPGLYLGQDETIPEPYRGIGVRIEDDVLITEQGHEILSEAAPKEPDAIETLMRHRG; from the coding sequence ATGACAGGTGCCGAATATAGACGTCGCCGCCGCATCCTGGCCAAGGCCATCGGCCCGGAGGCGCTCGCCATCCTGCCGGCGGCGCGCGAGGTGACGCGCAATCGCGACGTCCACTACCCCTTCCGCCAGGGCAGCGACTTCAGCTATCTGACCGGCTTCCCCGAACCAGATGCCTGGCTGGTGATCGCGCCCAGGCGCAAGGAAGGCGAATTCGTTCTCTTCTGCCGCCCACGCGATCCGGAGCGCGAGCAGTGGGACGGGGCGCGTCTCGGGGTCGAGGGCGCGGTCGAGCGGTTCGGAGCCGACCAGGCCTATCCGCTGACCGAGCTGGATACGTTGATGCCGACGCTCATCGACGGACGCCAACGGCTCTACTATCCGATCGGCACGGAGGCGGCGCTGGATGCCCAGGTCATGGGCTGGGTCAGACAGGTGCGGGCCAAGGCGCGGACCGGTGCCGTCGCCCCCGAGACCTTCGTTACCCTCGAATCCGTGCTCCACGAGCAGCGTCTCATCAAGAGTCCGTCCGAGATCGCCGTCATGCGTCGTGCGGCCCGGATCTCGGCGTGCGCGCACAGCGATCTGATGCGTCTGTGTCGCCCTGGTCTGAACGAAGCCCGGCTGGAGGCCGAGTTCCAACACAGGTGCGCGCTGGCCGGCGCACGTCATCTGGCCTATCCGAGCATCGTCGCCGGCGGTGAACACGCCTGTGTGCTGCACTATGTCGAGAACAACGCCCCGCTGCGCGATGGCGATCTGGTGTTGATCGATGCCGGCTGTGAGCTGGATGGCTATGCCTCGGATATCACCCGCACCTTTCCGGTCAATGGTCGGTTCACCCCGGTCCAGCGGACGATCTACGAGCTGGTACTGAGGGCGCAACGGGCCGCCATCGAACGCGCGCGTCCGGGACGCCGTTGGAACGAACCGCACGAAGCGGCGGTCAAGGTCTTGACCAGGGGGCTGGTCGAACTGGGCATCCTCAACGGCAAGACCAAGGATCTGATCAAGGACGAGGCCTACAAGCCCTACTATATGCACCGCACCGGCCATTGGCTGGGGATGGATGTGCACGACGTCGGCGCCTACAAACGCGACGGCGATTGGCGTGAGCTACAACCCGGTATGGTACTGACCATAGAGCCTGGGCTCTATCTGGGCCAGGATGAGACCATCCCTGAACCCTATCGGGGGATCGGCGTGCGGATCGAGGACGATGTGCTCATTACCGAGCAGGGCCACGAGATCCTCTCCGAGGCAGCGCCCAAGGAGCCCGATGCAATCGAGACACTGATGCGACACAGGGGGTGA
- the ubiH gene encoding 2-octaprenyl-6-methoxyphenyl hydroxylase: MAEFDVVIVGGGLVGGSLAAALRALPLRVALIESAPVRTPNQPSPDERVIALSLGSRRIFGGLGVWPAIAPVAEPILSVHISDRGYCGFTRLECHEVGVEAFGYVTPARALDQVLQEVLEPATNIHILRPARLLDHQAGPIGVALDIQVGDERRGITTRLLVAADGGDSSVRDRLGIRVEGHDYGQDAVVTTVLADRPCPGQAFERFTDTGPLAMLPMPGGRYSVVWTCRPTETAELLALTESDFSARLQARFGWRLGRLSAPSPRQAYPLRLRLVRETIHERLVLIGNAAHTLHPVAGQGFNLGLRDVAALAEVLGEAARCGQDPGSADTLADYKRWRGRDQVATAWLTDTLARLFVVPWRPVRLARNLGLLGLDLVPAARRRLARRLMGLAGALPRLARGLPLEAHHV; this comes from the coding sequence ATGGCAGAGTTCGATGTGGTGATCGTGGGTGGCGGTCTGGTCGGCGGCAGTCTGGCCGCTGCCCTGCGTGCGCTGCCGCTGCGGGTGGCGCTGATCGAATCCGCCCCAGTGCGCACTCCGAACCAACCGAGTCCGGACGAGCGCGTGATTGCGCTCTCGCTCGGCAGTCGGCGTATCTTCGGTGGGCTCGGTGTCTGGCCAGCCATCGCACCCGTGGCCGAACCCATCCTGAGCGTGCATATCTCGGACCGGGGGTATTGCGGTTTCACCCGACTCGAATGCCATGAGGTCGGCGTCGAGGCGTTCGGTTATGTGACGCCGGCGCGCGCCCTGGATCAGGTGCTCCAGGAGGTGCTCGAACCTGCCACCAATATCCACATCCTGCGTCCGGCCCGGTTGCTCGATCATCAGGCGGGACCCATAGGGGTCGCGCTGGACATCCAGGTCGGGGACGAACGCCGGGGCATCACGACCCGGTTGCTGGTGGCCGCCGACGGCGGCGACTCCAGTGTGCGCGACCGGCTCGGGATCCGGGTCGAGGGACACGACTATGGACAGGACGCGGTCGTCACCACCGTGCTGGCGGATCGACCCTGCCCCGGCCAGGCCTTCGAGCGCTTCACCGACACGGGCCCCTTGGCCATGCTGCCGATGCCAGGCGGACGCTACTCGGTGGTCTGGACCTGCCGCCCGACCGAGACTGCCGAGTTGCTCGCGCTCACAGAGAGCGATTTCAGCGCCCGTTTGCAGGCGCGTTTCGGTTGGCGTCTCGGACGACTGAGCGCGCCCTCGCCGCGTCAGGCCTATCCGCTCAGGCTCAGGCTGGTGCGCGAGACCATCCACGAGCGTCTGGTGCTGATCGGCAATGCCGCCCACACCCTGCATCCGGTCGCGGGTCAGGGCTTCAATCTGGGTCTGCGCGATGTCGCCGCACTCGCCGAGGTCTTGGGTGAGGCGGCTCGATGCGGTCAGGATCCAGGCTCAGCCGACACGCTCGCTGACTACAAACGCTGGCGCGGACGCGATCAGGTCGCGACCGCCTGGCTGACCGATACCCTGGCACGGCTGTTCGTGGTGCCCTGGCGTCCAGTGCGCCTTGCACGCAATCTCGGTCTGCTGGGGCTGGATCTGGTGCCCGCCGCGCGCCGGCGACTGGCGCGACGCCTCATGGGGCTCGCGGGGGCGCTGCCGCGTCTGGCCCGTGGTCTACCCTTGGAGGCACATCATGTCTGA
- a CDS encoding UbiH/UbiF/VisC/COQ6 family ubiquinone biosynthesis hydroxylase: MSDTHTDFTVVVVGGGMVGAAFAAACSGHGCSIAVVESQEPVRRWPHGEIDLRVSALNRASQSFLERLEVWDDIRGLGVSPYREMHVWDALSGAQIHFDSQALGEPDLGHIVENRVIQRVLWEQLENADDVQLFCPIGIVDLELNPECSRLILSDGRAITTRLLVGADGRDSLVRALAGIETEGWDYGQRAIVAHVRPDEWHRETAWQRFLPTGPLALLPLADGRCSIVWSADEARADELMALDDAAFSTALSEASEFKLGTLRLDSRRVAIPLRLQHAKTYVRPGVALIGDAAHAIHPLSGQGVNLGFMDAIALISALETGLAHGRDLAGLWTLRRYERARRGENQLMLQAMDLFKRIFGWEGPALVRLRGLGLNATDRLEPLKRLIMRQALGLGYEPGTGDREAPCRR; encoded by the coding sequence ATGTCTGACACCCACACCGACTTCACTGTGGTCGTGGTCGGCGGCGGCATGGTCGGTGCCGCCTTTGCCGCCGCCTGCTCGGGGCATGGGTGCTCGATCGCTGTGGTCGAATCCCAAGAGCCCGTCCGCCGTTGGCCTCACGGCGAGATCGATCTGCGGGTCTCGGCCCTGAATCGGGCCAGTCAGTCCTTTCTAGAGCGGCTCGAGGTCTGGGATGACATCCGGGGGCTCGGGGTGAGCCCCTATCGCGAGATGCATGTCTGGGACGCCCTCAGCGGCGCCCAGATCCATTTCGATAGTCAGGCGCTCGGCGAGCCGGATCTGGGGCACATCGTCGAAAATCGCGTCATCCAGCGCGTGCTCTGGGAGCAGCTCGAAAACGCCGATGACGTCCAGCTCTTCTGCCCCATAGGCATCGTCGACCTGGAGCTTAACCCCGAGTGTTCGCGCCTGATCCTCAGCGATGGTCGCGCGATCACGACCCGGCTGCTGGTCGGCGCCGATGGTCGCGATTCGCTGGTGCGCGCCCTGGCCGGCATCGAGACTGAGGGCTGGGACTATGGTCAGCGTGCCATCGTCGCCCATGTCCGGCCGGACGAATGGCATCGCGAGACGGCCTGGCAGCGTTTCCTGCCGACCGGTCCGCTGGCACTCTTGCCGCTGGCCGATGGGCGCTGCTCGATCGTATGGTCGGCCGACGAGGCGCGCGCAGACGAGCTCATGGCGCTCGACGATGCCGCCTTCTCGACAGCGCTGAGCGAGGCCTCCGAATTCAAGCTCGGCACCCTGAGGCTCGACAGTCGGCGTGTCGCCATCCCGCTGCGCCTACAACACGCCAAGACCTATGTGCGTCCGGGGGTCGCGCTCATCGGCGACGCGGCCCATGCCATCCATCCGCTCTCCGGTCAGGGCGTCAATCTCGGCTTTATGGACGCCATCGCCCTGATCTCAGCCCTGGAGACCGGGCTGGCGCACGGGCGCGACCTCGCTGGGCTTTGGACCCTGCGCCGCTACGAGCGCGCGCGACGCGGTGAGAACCAGCTCATGCTCCAGGCGATGGACCTCTTCAAGCGCATCTTCGGCTGGGAGGGGCCGGCCCTGGTGCGCCTACGTGGGCTTGGGCTGAATGCAACCGATCGCCTGGAGCCGCTCAAGCGGCTGATCATGCGGCAGGCGCTTGGACTCGGATACGAGCCCGGTACCGGAGACAGGGAGGCCCCCTGTAGGCGGTGA
- a CDS encoding 6-phosphofructokinase, with protein MSAKNAFYAQSGGVTAVINASACGVIETARRHPDRIAKVYAGRNGIIGALTEDLIDTSLESDEAIAALRYTPAGAFGSCRYKLKSLEANRREYERLIEVFKAHDIGYFFYNGGGDSADTCYKVSQLSAGLGYPVQAIHVPKTVDNDLPITDNCPGFGSVAKYIATSALEASYDVRSMAKTSTKVFILEVMGRHAGWIAAAGGLIEDQGIPVVILFPEIEFDQERFLAAVKSRVEQYGYCTVVVSEGAKYADGRFLAEQGTRDAFGHAQLGGAAPVVANMIKEGLGYKFHWAVADYLQRAARHLASKTDVEQAYAMGRAAVELALAGHNAVMPTVKRISHDPYAWEVGEAPLSEVANVEKFMPREFISEDGFGITPACKQYLIPLIQGEDYPPFERGLPKYVTLKNTPVERKLGAFEL; from the coding sequence GTGTCAGCCAAGAATGCCTTCTATGCCCAATCCGGTGGGGTGACCGCCGTCATCAATGCCTCTGCCTGTGGTGTGATCGAGACCGCGCGCCGTCACCCGGACCGGATCGCCAAGGTCTATGCCGGACGCAACGGCATCATCGGCGCGCTCACCGAGGATCTGATCGACACCAGCCTGGAGTCTGACGAGGCCATCGCGGCGCTGCGCTACACCCCCGCCGGCGCCTTTGGTTCCTGTCGCTACAAATTGAAGAGCCTGGAGGCCAATCGGCGCGAGTACGAACGTCTGATCGAGGTCTTCAAGGCCCACGACATCGGCTATTTCTTCTACAACGGCGGCGGCGACTCGGCCGACACCTGTTACAAGGTCTCCCAGCTCTCCGCGGGCCTGGGCTATCCGGTCCAGGCCATCCATGTGCCCAAGACGGTCGATAACGACCTGCCGATCACCGACAACTGCCCGGGGTTCGGCTCGGTGGCCAAGTACATCGCGACCTCGGCACTGGAGGCGTCCTATGACGTGCGCTCCATGGCCAAGACCTCGACCAAGGTCTTTATTCTGGAGGTCATGGGGCGACATGCCGGTTGGATCGCGGCTGCCGGCGGTCTGATCGAGGATCAGGGTATCCCGGTCGTGATCCTCTTCCCCGAGATCGAGTTCGATCAGGAGCGCTTCCTCGCCGCCGTCAAGTCCAGGGTCGAGCAGTATGGCTATTGCACCGTGGTGGTCTCGGAGGGCGCCAAGTATGCGGACGGACGCTTCCTCGCTGAACAGGGCACGCGCGATGCCTTCGGTCACGCCCAGCTCGGCGGTGCCGCCCCGGTGGTGGCCAATATGATCAAGGAAGGACTCGGCTACAAGTTCCACTGGGCGGTGGCCGACTATCTCCAGCGCGCGGCGCGCCATCTGGCCTCCAAGACCGACGTCGAGCAGGCCTATGCCATGGGTCGGGCGGCGGTCGAACTCGCGCTCGCGGGTCACAATGCCGTGATGCCCACCGTCAAGCGCATCAGCCATGATCCCTATGCCTGGGAGGTCGGCGAGGCGCCGCTGTCGGAGGTGGCCAACGTCGAGAAGTTCATGCCGCGGGAGTTCATCTCCGAGGACGGCTTTGGCATCACCCCGGCCTGCAAGCAGTATCTGATCCCCCTCATCCAGGGTGAGGACTATCCGCCTTTCGAACGCGGTCTGCCCAAATACGTCACCCTCAAGAACACCCCGGTCGAGCGCAAGCTCGGGGCGTTCGAGCTATAA
- the ppa gene encoding inorganic diphosphatase: MDLSKVSRGDNVPYAINVIIEIPAHSEPVKYEMDKKTGAMFVDRFMSTAMHYPCNYGYVPHTLSSDGDPVDVMVVTPYPLIPGSVIKCRPIGLLKMTDESGDDAKVLALPIDKLYKGYRQVESFRDMPQHLLDQIAHFFEHYKDLDEGKWVRIAGWGDREEACQEILASVKMFDDAPEKPAF, encoded by the coding sequence ATGGATCTGTCCAAGGTTTCGCGCGGGGACAATGTCCCCTATGCCATCAACGTCATCATCGAGATCCCGGCGCACTCCGAACCGGTGAAATACGAGATGGACAAAAAGACCGGCGCCATGTTCGTCGATCGCTTCATGTCCACCGCCATGCACTACCCCTGTAACTACGGCTATGTCCCGCATACCCTGTCTTCGGACGGCGATCCGGTCGATGTCATGGTGGTCACCCCCTATCCACTGATCCCGGGCTCGGTCATCAAGTGCCGCCCAATCGGTCTACTCAAGATGACCGATGAATCGGGCGACGACGCCAAGGTGCTGGCGCTGCCGATCGACAAGCTCTACAAGGGCTATCGTCAGGTCGAGAGTTTCCGCGACATGCCGCAACACCTCCTCGACCAGATCGCCCATTTCTTCGAGCACTATAAAGACCTCGACGAGGGCAAGTGGGTGCGGATCGCCGGTTGGGGCGACCGCGAGGAGGCTTGTCAGGAGATCCTGGCGAGCGTCAAGATGTTTGATGACGCCCCCGAGAAACCGGCCTTCTGA
- the moaC gene encoding cyclic pyranopterin monophosphate synthase MoaC, with protein MLTHFTPSGEARMVDVGAKPETVRRALAEGWIRMQPETLDLIERGGHAKGDVLGVARLAGIMGAKRTSDLIPLCHPLSLTRVEIELTPVAEASAVRCRARVETLGRTGVEMEALCAVQISLLTIYDMCKAVDRGMRITDVQLVEKSGGRSGHWRRDDQDPTR; from the coding sequence ATGCTCACACACTTTACCCCAAGCGGCGAGGCCCGGATGGTCGATGTCGGCGCCAAACCCGAGACGGTACGGCGCGCGCTGGCCGAGGGCTGGATCCGGATGCAGCCTGAAACCCTGGACCTGATTGAACGAGGGGGCCATGCCAAGGGCGATGTGCTCGGGGTCGCGCGGCTGGCGGGTATCATGGGCGCCAAGCGCACGTCCGATCTGATCCCGCTCTGCCATCCGCTGAGCCTCACCCGCGTCGAGATCGAACTGACACCTGTTGCGGAGGCATCCGCCGTTCGGTGTCGCGCGAGGGTCGAGACCCTTGGCCGGACTGGGGTCGAGATGGAGGCGCTGTGCGCGGTGCAGATCAGTTTGTTGACGATCTATGATATGTGCAAGGCCGTCGATCGCGGTATGCGGATCACCGACGTCCAGCTGGTCGAGAAGTCCGGCGGACGCTCCGGGCACTGGAGGCGCGACGACCAAGACCCGACTCGCTGA
- the yihA gene encoding ribosome biogenesis GTP-binding protein YihA/YsxC, whose product MRDSQPTGFNAFYQGARFLTAAARLDQAPDDRGREVAFAGRSNAGKSSAINAICHQNALARTSKTPGRTQQLIFFKLDDERRLVDLPGYGYARVPERVKLEWQRHLSHYLEHRRSLVGLVIVMDIRHPLTDYDRQMLDWGQRAGLSILLLLTKADKLKRGAAKAARLAVERALAEAGSGQVEVQVFSAHERLGIGCVQAVLDRWLAVDTSVPDTPNRLAAPQ is encoded by the coding sequence ATGCGTGATTCTCAGCCGACAGGGTTCAATGCCTTCTACCAGGGGGCGCGCTTTCTCACCGCCGCCGCCCGGCTCGACCAGGCGCCGGACGACCGGGGGCGCGAGGTCGCCTTCGCCGGGCGCTCCAATGCCGGCAAGTCGAGCGCCATCAACGCGATCTGCCACCAGAACGCGCTCGCCCGGACCAGTAAGACCCCAGGTCGCACCCAGCAGTTGATCTTCTTCAAGCTCGACGACGAGCGCCGCCTGGTCGACCTGCCCGGCTATGGCTATGCCAGGGTGCCCGAACGCGTCAAACTCGAGTGGCAGCGCCATCTTTCGCACTATCTGGAGCACCGCCGGTCGCTGGTCGGGCTGGTGATCGTCATGGATATCCGCCATCCCCTGACCGATTACGATCGTCAGATGTTGGACTGGGGGCAGCGTGCAGGGCTTTCGATCCTGCTGCTGCTCACCAAGGCCGACAAGCTCAAGCGCGGCGCGGCCAAGGCGGCGCGTCTGGCCGTCGAGCGTGCCCTGGCCGAGGCAGGGTCTGGTCAGGTCGAGGTTCAGGTGTTTTCGGCCCACGAGCGCCTGGGTATCGGGTGCGTCCAGGCCGTCCTGGATCGCTGGCTCGCGGTCGACACCTCAGTTCCAGACACCCCTAACCGGCTGGCCGCACCGCAGTGA